A DNA window from Selenomonas sp. oral taxon 126 contains the following coding sequences:
- a CDS encoding EamA family transporter has translation MSTWLIYALLSALCAAFVSIFGKVGVAGLDSSAATAVRAVIMAVFLVGVVIAEGHTADLPQVFADKKALLFVALSGIAGALSWLFYFMALKDGAVTQVAPIDKLSVVFAVLIAILIFGERVSFMHGVAIAMIAMGGLILAIFP, from the coding sequence TGTGCGCTGCGTTTGTGTCCATCTTCGGCAAGGTGGGTGTTGCGGGGCTCGACAGCAGCGCCGCAACGGCGGTGCGTGCCGTCATCATGGCGGTGTTCCTCGTCGGTGTCGTCATCGCGGAGGGGCACACTGCCGATCTGCCGCAGGTGTTCGCGGACAAGAAGGCGCTGCTCTTCGTTGCACTCAGCGGCATCGCGGGCGCGCTCTCGTGGCTCTTTTACTTCATGGCACTCAAGGACGGCGCGGTGACGCAGGTGGCTCCGATCGACAAGCTGAGCGTCGTCTTTGCCGTCCTCATCGCAATCCTCATCTTCGGCGAGCGCGTGAGCTTCATGCACGGTGTCGCGATCGCAATGATTGCGATGGGTGGGTTGATTTTGGCAATATTTCCCTAA
- a CDS encoding DUF819 family protein — translation MDSLIHSDNTWALMSVMMAAVAASIYLEQRYRWASRVTGAVIAIVIALILVNTGVIPSSAPLYDDVVWGYIVPAAIPLLLFQTNIRKIWRETGQLLAIFIIGSFGTIAGAVIGCALLQNSIEGLPKVAAMMTGSYIGGSVNFAALADAFKVSGTLLSSAIVADNLNMAIYFLILLGVAGNAFVRRFYEHPLIDEVEEKGVSEEGKTLAAAYWGRKDVSLRDIAMCLTYTVIVVTVSKAIGGVFVTLVPPDGGWLAKMCSAFLGSQYVWLTVLSVGFASFFEKQASSMHGAQEIGTLFIYMFFFIIGVPASIMEILMNAPLLLVFCLIMVAVNMLFCLVGGKILNFPLEDILIASNANIGGPTTAAGMAISQGWTRLVGPAMLVGTFGYAIGTYIGIIVGSMLGA, via the coding sequence ATGGATTCATTGATTCATTCGGATAACACATGGGCGCTCATGTCCGTTATGATGGCGGCGGTCGCCGCCTCCATCTATCTCGAGCAGCGCTATCGCTGGGCGTCGCGCGTCACAGGGGCGGTCATCGCGATCGTGATCGCACTGATCCTCGTCAATACGGGTGTCATTCCGTCCTCTGCGCCGCTCTACGACGATGTTGTCTGGGGCTATATTGTTCCCGCAGCGATTCCGCTGCTGCTGTTTCAGACCAATATCCGCAAGATCTGGCGTGAGACGGGACAGCTGCTGGCCATCTTCATCATCGGCTCATTCGGGACAATCGCAGGGGCGGTGATCGGCTGTGCGCTTCTCCAGAACTCGATTGAGGGGCTGCCCAAGGTGGCGGCGATGATGACCGGCTCCTACATCGGCGGTAGCGTCAACTTTGCAGCGCTCGCGGATGCGTTCAAGGTGAGCGGGACACTCCTCTCCTCGGCCATTGTCGCCGATAATCTCAACATGGCGATCTACTTTCTCATCCTGCTCGGGGTGGCGGGCAACGCCTTCGTTCGGCGGTTCTACGAGCATCCCCTCATCGACGAGGTGGAGGAAAAGGGCGTGTCGGAGGAGGGCAAGACGCTCGCGGCGGCGTACTGGGGGCGTAAGGATGTGTCTCTCCGCGACATCGCCATGTGCCTTACCTATACCGTCATCGTCGTGACGGTCTCCAAGGCAATCGGCGGGGTGTTTGTGACCCTCGTCCCGCCGGATGGCGGCTGGTTGGCAAAGATGTGCAGCGCCTTCCTCGGCAGTCAATACGTCTGGCTCACAGTGCTCTCGGTAGGATTTGCCAGCTTCTTTGAAAAACAGGCGAGCTCCATGCACGGTGCACAGGAGATCGGGACACTGTTCATCTATATGTTCTTCTTCATCATCGGCGTTCCTGCGTCCATCATGGAGATTCTGATGAATGCGCCCCTGCTTCTCGTATTCTGCCTCATCATGGTGGCTGTGAATATGCTCTTCTGCCTCGTTGGGGGCAAGATTCTGAACTTCCCGCTCGAGGACATTCTCATCGCCTCGAATGCGAATATCGGCGGGCCGACGACGGCGGCGGGCATGGCGATCTCGCAGGGCTGGACACGCCTCGTGGGACCTGCGATGCTGGTCGGCACGTTCGGCTACGCCATCGGGACGTACATCGGCATCATTGTGGGAAGTATGCTCGGAGCATAA
- the nrdG gene encoding anaerobic ribonucleoside-triphosphate reductase activating protein, which translates to MSVSSTDSTEIHISGIARDSIVDGEGIRLTVFTQGCPRRCPGCHNPDTQPRTGGRMTTVGAVLAQLDENPLLTGLTLSGGEPFLQPAALLPLARGAHARGLDVWSYTGYTLEELRAQKSPAVDALLDELDVLVDGDYREEERDLTLHFRGSRNQRVIDLAATRATGTLTLLYADE; encoded by the coding sequence ATGAGCGTGTCAAGCACGGACTCCACTGAGATCCACATCTCGGGGATTGCACGCGACTCCATCGTCGACGGCGAGGGCATACGGCTCACGGTATTCACGCAGGGCTGTCCGCGCCGCTGTCCGGGCTGTCACAATCCGGACACGCAGCCGCGCACGGGCGGACGCATGACGACCGTCGGCGCAGTGCTCGCACAGCTTGACGAGAATCCACTCCTCACAGGGCTCACCCTCAGCGGCGGTGAGCCCTTCTTGCAGCCCGCCGCCCTGCTCCCACTCGCACGCGGAGCGCATGCGCGGGGACTGGACGTATGGAGCTACACGGGCTACACCCTCGAGGAGCTGCGTGCGCAGAAGAGTCCCGCCGTGGATGCCCTGCTCGACGAGCTCGACGTACTCGTCGACGGCGACTACCGCGAGGAGGAGCGCGATCTCACACTGCACTTTCGCGGCTCGCGCAACCAGCGTGTCATCGACCTCGCCGCAACGCGCGCGACAGGTACGCTCACACTTTTATACGCAGACGAATAA
- the nrdD gene encoding anaerobic ribonucleoside-triphosphate reductase has translation MIVNDINVTVNGLSDITPHEVENYIAYIEGQTHEKLDRLSITGTDDGRVTLGYEMRQPKFERVRRITGYLVGTTDRWNNAKQAEEHERVKHGLH, from the coding sequence ATGATTGTCAACGATATCAACGTCACGGTAAACGGCCTCTCGGACATCACCCCGCACGAGGTTGAGAACTACATTGCATACATCGAGGGTCAGACCCACGAGAAGCTGGATCGCCTCTCCATCACGGGAACCGACGACGGTCGTGTCACCCTCGGCTACGAGATGCGCCAACCGAAGTTCGAGCGCGTGCGCCGCATCACGGGCTACCTCGTCGGCACCACGGATCGCTGGAACAATGCAAAGCAGGCCGAGGAGCATGAGCGTGTCAAGCACGGACTCCACTGA
- a CDS encoding mechanosensitive ion channel family protein, translating into MTIFSHTFNLDTLVELLIVPVGIVVAALTVGIIADRLIRRYINHHLDVEESTWKCVFVRSMHGVPIFFSFIIGLYWAIDAVEISPTLTKLLSYILFTSNVFSITRVLARTVDGVVTMYFERSGRNLPKTTLLNSILIGVIYAMGLLVILQYYGISIAPILTAAGVGGMAVALALQEMLANIFSGLHLILSKQLRIGDYIKLGSGEEGRVTDITWRFTTIIPIGASNTIVIPNKTIAGANITNYSLPTLNINVSVPVGVAYDSDLAMVERVTIETAKEVLARVDNNLTANPLVLYTDFGASSINFNVILPSSMFDHQGIIKHEFIKALTDRYRAEGIDIPYPIQTIIQEQDEAADSDPQKNKTN; encoded by the coding sequence TTGACCATATTCTCGCATACATTCAACCTCGACACCCTCGTCGAGCTTCTGATCGTCCCCGTCGGCATTGTCGTCGCAGCACTCACCGTCGGCATCATCGCCGACCGCCTCATCCGCCGCTACATCAATCACCATCTCGACGTGGAGGAGAGCACGTGGAAATGCGTCTTCGTCCGCTCCATGCACGGCGTACCGATCTTCTTCAGCTTCATCATCGGTCTCTACTGGGCGATCGATGCCGTGGAGATCTCGCCAACGCTCACAAAGCTGCTCTCATATATTCTCTTTACCAGCAATGTCTTCTCCATCACGCGCGTCCTGGCGCGTACCGTCGACGGTGTTGTCACCATGTACTTCGAACGCTCGGGTAGAAACCTGCCCAAGACAACGCTGCTCAACAGCATCCTCATCGGGGTCATCTACGCCATGGGGCTGCTCGTCATCCTCCAGTACTACGGCATCTCCATCGCGCCGATCCTGACGGCGGCGGGCGTCGGCGGCATGGCGGTCGCCCTTGCCCTGCAGGAGATGCTTGCCAATATCTTCTCCGGTCTCCACCTCATCCTCTCCAAGCAGCTACGCATCGGCGACTACATCAAACTCGGCTCGGGCGAGGAGGGCCGCGTCACGGACATCACATGGCGCTTCACCACCATCATCCCCATCGGCGCGAGTAACACCATCGTCATTCCGAACAAGACCATCGCGGGTGCGAACATCACGAATTACAGCCTGCCTACACTGAACATCAACGTCAGCGTCCCCGTCGGCGTCGCGTATGACAGCGACCTCGCCATGGTCGAGCGCGTCACCATCGAGACGGCGAAGGAAGTCCTCGCGCGTGTGGATAACAATCTGACCGCGAATCCGCTTGTCCTCTATACAGACTTCGGTGCGTCCTCCATCAACTTCAATGTGATCCTGCCGTCGAGCATGTTCGACCATCAGGGCATCATCAAGCACGAGTTCATCAAGGCACTCACCGACCGCTACCGCGCGGAGGGCATCGACATCCCCTATCCCATCCAGACCATCATTCAGGAGCAGGATGAGGCGGCAGACAGCGATCCACAGAAAAACAAGACCAACTAA
- a CDS encoding response regulator has protein sequence MKILIVDDSRLVRIKLKAELFDRGHTVIEARDGEEALRRIADKNPDAVFLDIILPKLDGCTVLRSLRRTHPKLPVVMLSTAASEENIACANEHNALMFIQKPYADDEITAALAKMRQAVEDQ, from the coding sequence ATGAAAATACTGATTGTTGACGACTCGCGCCTCGTGCGCATCAAGCTCAAGGCGGAGCTCTTTGACCGCGGACACACCGTCATTGAGGCGCGCGATGGTGAGGAGGCGCTGCGGCGCATTGCGGACAAGAATCCCGATGCCGTCTTTCTCGACATCATCCTGCCAAAGCTCGACGGCTGCACCGTCCTGCGCAGTCTGCGCAGGACACATCCAAAGCTCCCCGTTGTCATGCTCTCAACAGCTGCCAGTGAGGAGAACATTGCCTGTGCAAATGAGCACAACGCGCTCATGTTCATCCAGAAACCCTACGCCGACGACGAGATCACGGCGGCGCTCGCCAAGATGCGGCAGGCTGTGGAGGACCAATGA
- a CDS encoding cytidine deaminase, which produces MNDNELIARAAEFRRHAYAPYSSFAVGAALLARSGRVYGGVNVENASYPVGICAERAAIAAAVTAGEREFEALAVIADSPAPCAPCGMCRQMLMEFPVARIILANTEGAVRVLTPAELLPHAFGAAALPTKELSDENTDC; this is translated from the coding sequence ATGAACGATAACGAACTCATTGCACGCGCGGCAGAGTTTCGCCGCCATGCCTACGCCCCCTATTCCTCCTTTGCCGTCGGCGCAGCCCTCCTCGCACGGAGCGGCAGGGTCTACGGCGGCGTCAACGTCGAGAACGCCTCCTATCCTGTCGGCATCTGCGCCGAGCGCGCGGCAATCGCCGCCGCTGTCACAGCGGGCGAGAGAGAGTTTGAGGCGCTTGCCGTCATTGCGGACAGCCCCGCGCCATGCGCGCCCTGCGGCATGTGCCGCCAGATGCTCATGGAGTTCCCCGTCGCGCGCATCATCCTCGCCAATACAGAGGGTGCCGTACGCGTACTCACACCTGCCGAACTGCTCCCGCACGCCTTTGGGGCGGCGGCTCTGCCCACAAAGGAGCTCTCCGATGAAAATACTGATTGTTGA
- a CDS encoding phosphopentomutase, with product MQKSGIKRVFLIVLDSFGCGAAPDAADFGDAASCSTLRSVTESGLFPAANLTRLGLYNIDGVGTGTPDAAPIGAHARLRELSRGKDTTIGHWEMAGIVRSDPMPTYPDGFPPEVIAQLEAAFGRKILCNKPYSGTAVIHDYGQEHEETGALIVYTSADSVLQIAAHEEHVPVEELYDYCRKAREIMQGAHGVGRIIARPFVGTYPNYTRTARRHDFSLDPTGDTILDALSRAQYDVIGIGKISDIFGGRGLTRSLGVNESNADGMKKTAALLAEDFTGLAFVNLVDGDMIYGHRRDVPGYARAMQEFDDWLADFLPAMRADDVLMITADHGCDPGAEGTDHTREYVPLLVYGEKIAPVNLGTYPTFAMIGATIADIFGAELTTKGESFLPRILR from the coding sequence ATGCAGAAAAGTGGAATCAAACGCGTATTTCTCATCGTGCTCGACAGCTTCGGCTGCGGTGCTGCGCCCGATGCGGCGGACTTCGGTGACGCCGCCTCGTGCAGTACGCTGCGCTCCGTCACAGAGAGCGGGCTCTTCCCCGCCGCAAATCTCACGCGGCTTGGACTCTACAACATCGACGGCGTGGGGACGGGCACGCCTGACGCAGCACCCATCGGCGCACATGCGCGCCTGCGCGAACTCTCGCGCGGCAAGGATACAACCATCGGGCACTGGGAGATGGCGGGCATCGTGCGCAGCGATCCCATGCCGACCTACCCCGACGGCTTTCCGCCCGAGGTCATTGCGCAGCTCGAGGCGGCGTTCGGGCGCAAGATACTCTGCAACAAGCCCTACTCAGGCACGGCGGTCATCCACGACTACGGGCAGGAGCACGAGGAGACGGGCGCGCTCATCGTCTACACCTCCGCCGACAGCGTGCTGCAGATTGCGGCACACGAGGAGCACGTCCCCGTGGAGGAGCTGTACGACTACTGCCGCAAGGCACGTGAGATCATGCAGGGCGCGCACGGCGTCGGGCGCATCATTGCGCGCCCCTTTGTCGGCACATATCCGAACTACACGCGCACGGCGCGCCGCCACGACTTCTCCCTCGACCCGACGGGCGATACGATACTCGACGCACTCAGCCGCGCGCAGTACGACGTGATCGGCATCGGCAAGATCTCGGACATCTTCGGCGGACGCGGGCTGACGCGCTCGCTCGGCGTCAACGAGTCGAACGCCGACGGCATGAAGAAAACTGCGGCGCTCCTCGCGGAGGACTTCACGGGGCTTGCCTTCGTCAACCTCGTGGACGGCGACATGATCTACGGGCACCGCCGCGATGTGCCCGGCTATGCGCGCGCCATGCAGGAGTTCGACGATTGGCTCGCGGACTTCCTCCCCGCCATGCGCGCGGACGACGTGCTCATGATTACGGCGGATCACGGCTGCGACCCGGGTGCCGAGGGCACGGATCACACGCGCGAATACGTCCCGCTCCTCGTCTACGGAGAGAAGATCGCACCCGTGAACCTCGGCACGTATCCTACGTTCGCGATGATTGGCGCAACGATTGCCGATATATTTGGAGCGGAGCTGACGACAAAGGGCGAGAGCTTCCTGCCGCGCATTTTGAGATAG
- a CDS encoding GNAT family N-acetyltransferase, with product MSEILKEGSRLRLRRAELADVDYICALQEEADNSDYIVPFPRDFHETIVTQGRAAMDIIVEERESGEAVGYLHVTGLLLASKEQEWTHVIIGKKGLGYGHEALKLLKAWAFEDMGAHRAWLDCKDYNARALHLYESEGMVREALIRETILHRGVYENLIVLGILDREYHARKRAGLEL from the coding sequence ATGTCTGAAATATTGAAAGAGGGGTCGCGCCTCCGCCTGCGCCGCGCAGAGCTTGCGGATGTCGACTATATCTGCGCCCTGCAGGAAGAAGCGGACAACAGCGACTATATCGTACCGTTCCCGCGCGACTTTCACGAGACGATCGTCACGCAGGGGCGCGCCGCAATGGACATCATCGTCGAGGAGCGGGAGAGCGGGGAGGCGGTCGGCTACCTCCACGTTACGGGGCTGCTCCTCGCCTCGAAGGAGCAGGAATGGACGCACGTCATCATTGGGAAGAAGGGTCTCGGCTACGGACACGAGGCGCTGAAACTGCTCAAGGCGTGGGCGTTCGAGGATATGGGCGCGCACCGCGCGTGGCTCGACTGCAAGGACTACAACGCGCGTGCCCTACACCTCTACGAGAGCGAGGGCATGGTGCGCGAGGCACTGATCCGCGAGACAATCCTGCATCGCGGCGTCTACGAGAACCTCATCGTGCTCGGCATCCTCGACCGCGAATATCACGCGCGCAAGCGTGCGGGGCTGGAACTATAA
- a CDS encoding rod shape-determining protein — protein MFGMSMDIGIDLGTANVLVYVKGKGVVLREPSVVAVNRDTNQVLAIGEEARQMIGRTPGNIVAIRPLRDGVIADYDITESMLRFFIEKVVGRSIVFRPRIMICIPSGVTMVEQRAVQEAAEQAGARHIQLIEEPLAAAMGAGLDIVEAQGSMVVDIGGGTTDVAVISLGGVVTSESIRIAGDTFDEDIIAYVKREFNLLIGERTAEDIKLRVGAAHTAARREQMDVRGRDLLSGLPKNITISTAQASSAIESSVMRIVDCVKKVLEETPPELAADIMDRGIVLTGGGALLYGMSELIQRETGTPTVVADEPMSCVALGCGKALDIFDKFDGKATNTSFGRKK, from the coding sequence ATGTTCGGTATGTCAATGGATATAGGAATCGATCTTGGCACGGCGAATGTGCTCGTCTATGTCAAGGGCAAGGGGGTCGTTCTCAGAGAGCCCTCTGTGGTCGCGGTGAACCGCGATACAAATCAGGTGCTCGCAATCGGCGAGGAGGCGCGGCAGATGATTGGGCGCACGCCCGGCAATATCGTTGCAATTCGCCCGCTGCGCGACGGCGTCATCGCGGACTATGACATTACGGAGAGCATGTTGCGCTTCTTCATCGAAAAGGTGGTCGGGCGCAGCATTGTCTTCCGTCCGCGCATTATGATCTGCATCCCCTCGGGCGTAACGATGGTGGAGCAGCGTGCCGTGCAGGAGGCGGCAGAGCAGGCGGGGGCGCGCCACATCCAGCTCATTGAGGAGCCGCTTGCAGCGGCGATGGGCGCAGGTCTCGACATCGTGGAGGCACAGGGCTCGATGGTCGTCGACATCGGCGGCGGGACGACGGATGTCGCCGTCATCAGCCTCGGCGGCGTGGTGACGAGCGAGAGCATCCGCATCGCGGGCGATACGTTTGACGAAGATATCATCGCCTATGTCAAGCGCGAGTTCAACCTCCTCATCGGCGAGCGCACAGCGGAGGATATCAAGCTGCGCGTCGGCGCGGCGCATACGGCAGCGCGCCGCGAGCAGATGGATGTGCGCGGACGGGATCTCCTCTCGGGGCTCCCAAAGAATATCACGATCTCGACGGCGCAGGCCTCCTCCGCCATCGAGAGTTCAGTCATGCGTATTGTGGACTGCGTGAAGAAGGTGCTCGAGGAGACACCGCCGGAGCTCGCGGCGGATATCATGGATCGCGGCATCGTGTTGACGGGCGGCGGAGCACTGCTCTACGGCATGTCGGAGCTGATCCAGCGCGAGACGGGCACGCCTACAGTTGTGGCAGACGAGCCCATGAGCTGCGTGGCACTTGGCTGCGGCAAGGCGCTCGATATCTTCGATAAATTTGACGGCAAGGCGACGAATACGAGTTTTGGGCGGAAAAAATAA
- the flgF gene encoding flagellar basal-body rod protein FlgF: MWRGLYIAASGMITETKHTDMIANNLANASTTGYKRDDMAIREFEPMLLRRINDNSADTKVTSFKGFRVDGQRAPRVGTLGLGSAVDEIATDHLQGAMQTTGNTYDLAISGQGYFVIDTPDGPRYTRDGGFYRSATGQLQNMRGQAVLSSSGRSITIPADAQRVNITSDGRIYADGAQLAQLGFVQFDGRNAVIKQGDNLYRPQEGAQPQQATGTIEQGMLEMSNTSVVTEMVELINNYRVYEAGSKAVQTQDTLLDKAVNEVGRTS; the protein is encoded by the coding sequence ATGTGGAGAGGACTCTATATCGCGGCGTCCGGTATGATTACGGAGACCAAACACACAGACATGATCGCGAACAACCTCGCGAATGCGTCGACGACGGGCTATAAGCGCGACGATATGGCAATCCGCGAGTTTGAGCCGATGCTGCTGCGCCGCATCAATGACAACTCCGCTGATACCAAGGTGACGAGCTTCAAGGGCTTCCGCGTGGACGGTCAGAGAGCGCCGCGCGTCGGCACACTCGGACTCGGTTCCGCCGTGGATGAGATTGCAACGGATCATCTGCAGGGAGCGATGCAGACGACGGGCAATACGTATGACCTCGCTATCTCGGGGCAGGGGTATTTCGTTATTGACACCCCCGACGGGCCGCGCTACACGCGTGACGGCGGATTCTACCGCTCGGCGACGGGGCAGCTGCAGAATATGCGCGGACAGGCGGTGCTCTCTTCGAGCGGGCGCTCGATCACGATTCCGGCGGATGCGCAGCGCGTGAACATCACGAGCGACGGGCGCATTTATGCGGACGGCGCACAGCTCGCGCAGCTCGGCTTCGTCCAGTTTGATGGGAGAAATGCGGTCATCAAGCAGGGGGACAACCTCTACCGTCCGCAGGAGGGCGCACAGCCGCAGCAGGCGACGGGCACGATCGAGCAGGGCATGCTCGAGATGTCGAATACGAGCGTTGTCACGGAGATGGTCGAGCTCATCAACAACTACCGCGTCTATGAGGCGGGGTCAAAGGCGGTGCAGACGCAGGACACGCTGCTCGACAAGGCGGTCAATGAGGTCGGGCGCACGAGTTAA
- the flgG gene encoding flagellar basal-body rod protein FlgG, with protein MMRALWSAASGMKAQQTHMDIVAHNIANVNTHGGKKVRAEFQDLVYQTLREAGAQNGADSQYPTALQIGLGTRVAATQRVFTQGPLQTTDNPTDIGIQGEGFFRVTMPDGTTAYTRDGTWKLDGDRRMVTTDGYLLADGITIGQNAPLDSITISGDGRVSYREAGQTQQQEAGQITLARFVNPAGLTSIGKNLFVVSDASGEAIESNPGVDGAGTLTQGTLEMSNVQIVEEMVEMIVSQRAYESNSKAITTSDSMLEIANSLKR; from the coding sequence ATGATGCGAGCACTTTGGTCTGCAGCGTCCGGCATGAAGGCGCAGCAGACGCATATGGACATCGTTGCGCACAATATTGCGAACGTCAATACCCACGGCGGCAAGAAGGTGCGTGCGGAGTTCCAGGATCTCGTCTATCAGACACTCCGCGAGGCGGGGGCGCAGAACGGCGCGGACTCGCAGTATCCGACGGCGCTGCAGATCGGTCTCGGCACGCGCGTGGCGGCGACCCAGCGCGTCTTTACGCAGGGTCCTCTGCAGACGACGGACAATCCGACGGACATCGGCATCCAGGGCGAGGGCTTCTTCCGCGTCACGATGCCCGACGGCACGACAGCATACACGCGTGACGGTACGTGGAAGCTCGACGGTGACCGCCGCATGGTGACGACGGATGGCTATCTGCTCGCCGATGGCATTACGATCGGTCAGAATGCGCCGCTGGATTCCATCACGATCTCCGGCGATGGGCGTGTCTCCTACCGCGAGGCGGGGCAGACCCAGCAGCAGGAGGCAGGGCAGATCACGCTTGCGCGCTTTGTCAATCCGGCAGGACTCACCTCCATCGGTAAGAATCTCTTCGTTGTGTCCGATGCCTCGGGCGAGGCAATCGAGTCGAACCCCGGTGTGGACGGCGCGGGTACGCTCACACAGGGAACGCTCGAGATGAGCAATGTGCAGATCGTTGAGGAAATGGTCGAGATGATCGTCTCCCAGCGCGCCTATGAGTCCAACTCGAAGGCAATCACGACATCGGATTCGATGCTCGAGATTGCAAACTCGCTCAAGCGTTGA
- the flgA gene encoding flagellar basal body P-ring formation chaperone FlgA: MIFQRSTITAILCLWSGLFAFLWAGTALAATYNGAQGDRFPIILSTAQLSALAEQKIEERLGAMGETRRHELHLQRAASTMHLPPGEVTAVVEFPRGLPYGREFPALFTVYVDGVLNRRATSYYRLTVYDRVLVAMTDIRAETPISAENARIEERAVDTLPELTLTDFSRLDGRVAGRYIRRDVTITPSMLAMPLVIRAGNAVELVLDANGIVIRAEGVALEPGRIGYEIRVRNVRSGKILRGKVIDAATVRVIG; the protein is encoded by the coding sequence TTGATTTTTCAACGGAGCACGATAACAGCCATTCTATGCCTATGGAGTGGCTTATTCGCTTTTCTGTGGGCGGGCACAGCGCTTGCCGCCACATACAACGGCGCGCAGGGCGATCGTTTCCCAATCATACTCTCCACGGCGCAGCTCTCGGCGCTCGCGGAGCAGAAGATCGAGGAAAGACTCGGCGCGATGGGCGAGACGCGGCGGCATGAGCTGCATCTGCAGCGTGCCGCGTCGACGATGCACCTCCCTCCGGGCGAGGTGACAGCCGTCGTGGAGTTCCCGCGCGGTCTGCCGTACGGCCGCGAGTTTCCTGCCCTCTTTACCGTCTATGTGGACGGTGTTCTCAACCGGCGGGCGACGAGCTACTATCGGCTGACCGTCTACGACCGCGTTCTCGTGGCGATGACGGACATCCGTGCGGAGACACCAATCTCAGCGGAGAACGCACGCATTGAGGAGCGGGCTGTGGACACGCTGCCCGAGCTGACGCTCACGGATTTTTCGCGTCTGGACGGACGCGTCGCGGGGCGCTATATCCGCAGGGATGTGACAATCACTCCCTCGATGCTCGCCATGCCGCTCGTCATCCGTGCAGGCAATGCGGTGGAACTCGTGCTGGATGCAAACGGCATTGTCATCCGCGCGGAGGGCGTGGCGCTCGAGCCGGGACGCATCGGCTATGAGATCCGCGTGCGCAATGTGCGTTCGGGCAAGATCTTGCGCGGCAAGGTGATCGACGCCGCGACCGTGCGGGTCATCGGATGA
- a CDS encoding flagellar basal body L-ring protein FlgH: protein MSKQKWLAGVLAAALCTASLVPTVSAESLWNNPSGHPTKSPFADHRATGIGDIVTIVISESTTTSATRNSSNEKSGSVSLGAGIGIFDFLQAASANSSDKFSAKGSASSSNRVAGNVTVTIVDVTPNGNFILEGTQSIWQNRNEHKIVFRGTCRPEDISSSNTILSTRVADATVRFDGKGPLNAKQRQGILTQIFNFLF from the coding sequence ATGAGTAAACAAAAATGGCTTGCAGGAGTGCTGGCTGCCGCATTGTGTACGGCAAGCCTCGTCCCCACTGTCTCGGCAGAATCCCTGTGGAACAATCCGAGCGGACATCCGACGAAGAGCCCGTTTGCCGATCATCGTGCGACGGGGATTGGGGATATTGTGACGATTGTCATCAGTGAGTCGACAACGACCTCGGCGACACGGAACTCTTCGAACGAGAAGAGCGGCTCGGTGAGTCTTGGCGCGGGCATCGGCATCTTTGATTTCCTGCAGGCGGCATCTGCCAATTCGTCAGATAAATTCAGTGCAAAGGGATCGGCCTCCTCCTCGAACCGCGTTGCGGGCAATGTGACCGTTACGATTGTGGATGTGACGCCGAACGGCAACTTTATCCTCGAAGGCACGCAGTCCATCTGGCAGAATCGCAACGAGCACAAGATTGTCTTCCGCGGCACCTGCCGTCCCGAGGACATCTCGAGCTCGAATACGATTCTCTCGACGCGCGTCGCTGACGCAACCGTGCGCTTTGACGGCAAGGGACCCCTCAACGCGAAGCAGCGGCAGGGCATCCTGACTCAGATCTTCAACTTCCTATTCTAA